A region of Anaerolineales bacterium DNA encodes the following proteins:
- a CDS encoding DNA-binding response regulator, whose protein sequence is MPDTHFKNYRILVVDDEQRMAKFIRLNLEHDGFRVAEAFTGTQAMDRLRTSMPDLVLLDVMLPDLDGFEVLKMIRAISTVPVIMVTAKGEEEERIHGLELGADDYVTKPFSPRELVSRVRAVLRRTELTTDSTHGLIEVDDRLKIDFDRHEVWLEGKLVNLRPTEYRLLYYLVQNAGWVVSHDQILTNVWGYEYRDQPHYVRLYINYLRQKIEKDPALPVYIQTERGLGYRFVDFRREHPQEPPDKYPAQADGNPS, encoded by the coding sequence ATGCCAGATACTCATTTTAAAAACTATCGCATCCTGGTTGTCGACGACGAACAAAGGATGGCAAAATTCATCCGTTTGAACCTGGAACACGATGGATTCCGTGTCGCGGAAGCATTCACCGGCACTCAGGCAATGGACCGGCTACGTACCTCCATGCCTGACCTGGTCCTGCTCGATGTGATGCTGCCTGATCTGGATGGCTTTGAGGTGCTAAAAATGATCCGCGCCATAAGCACCGTGCCAGTGATCATGGTGACAGCTAAAGGGGAGGAAGAAGAACGCATCCATGGGTTAGAGCTGGGTGCCGATGACTACGTCACCAAACCATTCAGTCCACGCGAATTGGTAAGCCGGGTCAGGGCTGTTTTGCGACGTACCGAGCTGACAACAGATAGCACGCATGGGTTGATTGAAGTCGATGACCGGTTGAAGATCGATTTCGACCGGCATGAAGTATGGTTAGAAGGAAAGCTGGTTAATTTACGCCCGACCGAATACCGTTTGCTATATTATCTCGTGCAGAATGCTGGCTGGGTGGTATCCCATGATCAAATACTTACCAATGTCTGGGGCTATGAGTACCGCGATCAACCGCATTATGTTCGCCTTTATATAAATTATTTACGTCAAAAAATCGAGAAAGATCCAGCTCTACCGGTGTATATCCAAACTGAACGGGGTTTAGGTTATCGTTTTGTTGACTTCCGGCGCGAGCATCCTCAGGAACCACCGGATAAATACCCTGCTCAAGCCGATGGAAATCCTTCCTGA
- a CDS encoding DNA-binding response regulator: MTNKQRILLVDDHEVVRLGLKSLLERHPSFEVVAEASTAREAVERVAAFTPDVVVMDIRLPGGSGIEACQEIVDKYPDTKVIMLTSYAEDEMLFSAIRAGAAGYVLKQIGGEDLIKAIEAVGRGEALLDPAVTQRIFQEVRKAAREEEASAFSALTQQERHVLMLVSEGKTNREIAKALFLGEGTVRNYVSSILSKLGVSNRAEAAAYAVEHNLKDYL, encoded by the coding sequence ATGACCAATAAACAAAGGATATTGCTGGTAGATGATCACGAGGTTGTACGTTTGGGTTTGAAATCCTTACTTGAGCGCCATCCAAGTTTTGAGGTCGTTGCTGAAGCGAGCACAGCCCGAGAAGCAGTGGAACGCGTTGCTGCCTTTACCCCGGATGTGGTGGTCATGGATATCCGCTTGCCGGGTGGCTCAGGAATCGAGGCTTGCCAGGAGATCGTAGACAAGTACCCCGATACGAAAGTCATCATGCTTACCTCCTATGCCGAAGATGAAATGCTCTTCTCAGCGATCCGCGCTGGAGCTGCAGGTTATGTGCTAAAGCAGATCGGGGGGGAAGATCTGATCAAAGCCATCGAGGCGGTTGGCCGAGGGGAAGCTTTGCTTGATCCTGCAGTAACCCAACGAATCTTCCAGGAAGTCCGCAAAGCTGCCAGGGAAGAAGAAGCCTCTGCCTTTTCTGCACTCACTCAGCAGGAACGGCATGTCTTGATGCTTGTGTCGGAGGGCAAAACGAATCGTGAAATCGCCAAGGCACTCTTCCTGGGAGAAGGGACAGTGCGAAATTACGTCAGCAGTATTCTTTCCAAGCTTGGCGTCAGTAACCGTGCTGAAGCAGCTGCATATGCGGTTGAGCATAATTTAAAGGATTATCTATAG
- the gcvH gene encoding glycine cleavage system protein H translates to MNIPSNLKYSESNEWINFEGKTGTVGISDYAQNQLSDIVFAEVIVSEGDQIKKGDTIATVESVKAAADVYSPVSGTVTSVNEDLGGAPEVINTDPYGAAWIIKIELADPGELNALLDATAYEKSIQEG, encoded by the coding sequence ATGAACATTCCCAGTAACTTGAAATATTCCGAAAGCAACGAATGGATCAATTTTGAAGGAAAGACCGGCACAGTTGGCATATCTGATTATGCTCAAAATCAGCTATCAGATATCGTCTTTGCTGAAGTCATCGTTAGTGAAGGGGATCAGATAAAAAAAGGTGACACGATTGCTACAGTTGAATCAGTCAAAGCTGCCGCGGATGTGTATTCTCCGGTATCCGGTACAGTCACGAGCGTCAATGAAGATTTGGGCGGTGCACCCGAGGTGATCAATACCGATCCGTATGGTGCTGCCTGGATCATTAAAATCGAGCTGGCAGATCCTGGTGAACTGAATGCCTTGTTGGATGCTACTGCCTACGAAAAATCGATCCAGGAAGGATAA